The Perca fluviatilis chromosome 24, GENO_Pfluv_1.0, whole genome shotgun sequence genome has a window encoding:
- the LOC120554373 gene encoding LOW QUALITY PROTEIN: protein Shroom2-like (The sequence of the model RefSeq protein was modified relative to this genomic sequence to represent the inferred CDS: inserted 1 base in 1 codon): protein MEAVDYRDDLRLSAGRMKWWREEDMWRGAQRHREEAEDHELVELLLRGKAPWGFTLRGGTEHREPLLITKVEEGSVAAAVSLQAGDEMMSVNAVPLSGSRQEAICLVKSSHKTLSLVVRRVKMVDVVSPRTMPSETDVHVARSFLTKILQSSMRKNRFKGKNDPGGRPHSWHSSKLTEEESEPARREATSAPLWQPKHEAKPKQSSNQGDQNTQRQLASQFSSAKTMERLERPSHPYPPGRFSPTKYINSAEPLCGPAGKRHSAFSCFSSTSXPPVPDPGTSDRKGTSTENIFFKGPQSAGPQQAERPRYLQPTLGNGGWEGSRGEDQPASRVSVSGRPSIGPVWQVPEKKKSQSPPPPPPPLRSDSFAVTKVFPYSEGPSGPAKSHSRSVAKPTENHDINGLRSHQEKTSTGRQNCTPLTTKVFLHPNTAADHNQLHPNKLFSLSSNDVRQPHHTQLPAHQRQYSDESPLYLQTRSAPPTKIQSVGSYYRSLQDLPTNAFSRKHVRHSTASMASSAANPNLENGWHNRYYGLASKASVQTAGLQARQGKAEGRRGEIEKPHWVNSNEPTFPSTLKTNIKAKYSLPQSQLPYSENKERHSHLGKGLHYEPQTSELSVRSHSPEDAAKRGEGRANDIKRHFPTHQSNDHKVSLSRHQDPWVPQEDQRISPLKTPLLHSLAQESRSLAVRQPAATTVGVTSAQDASDAMATSSGKSNRRSDRYATFLRNEIQQKRAQLQKSRSAATLTCDAEDEEAEEWRSRKTCSGVSSSNTYKDHLKEAQARVLQATSFQRRDLEPLGPEAAVVKTATGRVRGRKRFPLAKRMHSFSEPDKIDQVGVEGEPQTGSFGERRKFFEAKPAFPRPVPKSGQGTNLNPDLGEIGNPKERTPSGEPEEAHSAADPKPLSPGHKQVLLEQQRLGTFAEYQATWNKQKKSSEAKTQGRFHSAENILDADAKEKAVCIHERSRSSPSADFCTQNIPSLWRDPHSQQSSYRGKTESRLRYQPNHSPQAAPSVPRNQGLVPGLTDHRTKPDAANPSHTTHSSGSRSLSPNPGSQHPSQLPQTKGLLPPPRPHLGPETTSSSQEFLAGAQAGPAALQPLSSCSSDTQHHATAQSSSAGPAPASSPHLGRTSRADVSGEGGESEVEKEQPQPPSSSSLFSSWTAALFLPATDRARPPSPRFAPLRLTDKPPAVFVQDDSALRSEHDLTLPAEMDVNSPVRKVPVTIVHCESSAEREGRAYLACSAFQLPAHIPTTEGPASSPFSAFTRQAPQDPSQALVQDSVPESSSEEDAKREELARDIMGKDKSLVDILDQSGRMTTMDLMEGLFPTEEQILEGAHQRRRASSGSRLPTSSPRSMDRREEEDLSASAAASLVPSSSYYNTSAPKAELLIKMKDMQEQLEEPDSEDELDVDLASKKQELISSLARKLEVLREARQSLQDDVEDNEALGREVEATVRRLCQANQLDKFCMFVGDLDKVVSLLLSLSGRLARVENALNTLEDEASPEEKRTLTEKRKLLMQQHEDAKELKENLDRRELLVSGIMEAHLDAESLDDYRHFVKMKSALIIEQRKLEDKIKLGEEQLKCLVDSLPLEQRPLL from the exons GGTTAAAATGGTTGACGTTGTATCACCACGCACAATGCCGTCAGAAACTGACGTTCATGTGGCGAGGAGCTTTCTCACCAAGATTTTGCAAAGCTCTATGAG GAAAAATCGCTTCAAAGG GAAGAATGATCCGGGGGGTCGCCCCCATTCCTGGCACTCCTCCAAGCTGACAGAAGAGGAGTCGGAGCCCGCCAGGCGAGAGGCCACCTCAGCGCCACTCTGGCAGCCAAAACATgaggcaaa GCCCAAACAGTCATCCAATCAAGGGGACCAGAACACCCAGCGTCAGCTAGCCAGCCAGTTCAGCTCAGCAAAAACCATGGAGAGACTGGAGCGTCCCTCTCATCCATACCCACCAGGCCGTTTTTCTCCAACTAAATACATCAACAGTGCTGAGCCGCTCTGTGGACCAGCAGGCAAAAGACACTCCGCGTTCAGCTGTTTCTCGAGCACCT AGCCCCCTGTTCCTGACCCCGGCACATCTGATAGGAAGGGGACCAGCACTGAAAATATTTTCTTCAAGGGCCCTCAGAGTGCAGGGCCGCAGCAGGCGGAGCGGCCCAGGTACCTGCAGCCGACGCTGGGGAACGGAGGCTGGGAGGGATCTCGGGGCGAGGATCAGCCTGCATCTCGGGTCTCGGTCTCAGGGAGACCCAGCATTGGCCCAGTGTGGCAAGTACCGGAGAAAAAGAAGTCCCAGTCTCCTCCtcccccgcctcctcccctGCGCAGTGACAGTTTTGCCGTCACAAAGGTGTTCCCTTACTCTGAAGGGCCTAGTGGTCCAGCAAAGAGCCACAGCCGGTCAGTCGCAAAACCGACGGAAAATCACGACATAAACGGCCTCCGATCTCACCAGGAGAAAACTTCAACGGGCAGACAGAACTGCACCCCCCTGACCACCAAAGTCTTCCTCCATCCCAATACGGCAGCTGACCACAACCAGCTGCATCCCAACAAACTCTTCTCGCTTTCCAGCAATGATGTCAGACAGCCTCATCACACCCAGCTACCTGCCCACCAGAGGCAATACAGTGACGAAAGCCCCCTCTACCTACAGACCAGGTCAGCTCCTCCCACCAAGATTCAGAGCGTAGGAAGCTACTATCGCAGCCTCCAGGATCTGCCCACAAACGCCTTCAGCCGCAAACACGTCCGGCACTCCACAGCATCCATGGCAAGTTCTGCTGCAAACCCCAACCTGGAGAATGGGTGGCACAACAGATACTACGGCCTGGCGAGCAAGGCTTCAGTTCAGACTGCTGGGCTCCAGGCCAGGCAGGGAAAAGCAGAGGGCCGAAGGGGGGAAATAGAGAAACCCCACTGGGTAAACAGCAATGAACCAACCTTCCCAAGTACATTGAAGACAAACATTAAGGCAAAATACTCTCTACCTCAGTCCCAGCTGCCTTATAGTGAAAACAAGGAGCGCCATTCCCATCTGGGGAAAGGTCTACATTATGAACCCCAAACCTCTGAACTTTCTGTTCGGAGCCACAGCCCAGAGGATGCTGCAAAGAGAGGTGAGGGCCGTGCTAATGACATTAAAAGACACTTCCCAACACACCAAAGTAATGATCATAAGGTTAGTCTCTCAAGGCACCAAGACCCATGGGTGCCTCAAGAAGATCAGCGAATATCCCCTCTGAAAACCCCACTTCTCCACTCCCTGGCCCAGGAGAGTAGGAGTCTGGCTGTGAGGCAACCAGCAGCTACAACCGTGGGTGTCACGTCCGCCCAGGATGCCAGCGACGCCATGGCCACCAGCAGCGGAAAATCTAATCGCCGCAGCGACCGTTACGCCACCTTCCTCCGCAATGAGATCCAGCAGAAGCGAGCCCAGCTGCAAAAGAGCCGTAGCGCTGCAACACTGACGTGCGATGCCGAGGATGAGGAGGCAGAGGAGTGGAGATCCAGAAAGACTTGTTCTGGTGTCTCCTCCTCCAACACCTACAAGGACCACCTGAAAGAGGCGCAGGCCAGGGTCCTCCAGGCCACCTCCTTCCAGAGACGAGACCTTGAGCCTCTTGGACCAGAAGCGGCGGTAGTTAAAACCGCCACTGGACGCGTTAGAGGACGTAAGCGCTTCCCCCTGGCCAAGAGGATGCACTCCTTCTCAGAGCCTGACAAGATAGACCAAGTGGGAGTGGAGGGAGAACCTCAAACAGGGTCAtttggagagagaaggaagttCTTTGAGGCCAAACCGGCATTTCCCAGGCCTGTGCCGAAGTCTGGTCAGGGTACAAACTTGAACCCCGATCTTGGTGAGATAGGAAACCCCAAAGAGAGAACTCCCTCTGGAGAGCCCGAGGAGGCGCACTCAGCCGCAGACCCCAAACCCCTCAGCCCTGGACATAAGCAGGTCTTACTAGAGCAGCAGAGGCTTGGGACCTTTGCTGAGTACCAGGCCACATGGAACAAACAGAAGAAGTCATCAGAGGCCAAGACGCAAGGGAGGTTTCACTCAGCCGAGAACATCTTGGATGCAGATGCCAAGGAGAAGGCTGTGTGCATCCACGAGAGATCCCGATCTTCTCCCTCTGCAGACTTCTGTACACAG AATATTCCTTCACTGTGGAGAGACCCCCACAGCCAGCAGAGCAGTTACAG AGGAAAAACAGAGAGCAGGCTGCGATACCAACCCAACCACAGCCCACAGGCGGCCCCGTCAGTCCCGAGAAACCAGGGCCTGGTCCCAGGCCTCACTGACCACAGGACCAAACCAGACGCTGCCAATCCCTCCCACACCACACACTCCTCAGGTTCTCGAAGCCTCAGCCCCAACCCAGGCTCCCAGCACCCATCCCAGCTTCCACAAACCAAGGGCCTCCTGCCTCCGCCCAGGCCCCATTTAGGCCCAGAAACCACATCCTCCTCCCAGGAATTCCTCGCTGGCGCCCAGGCAGGCCCGGCAGCGCTCCAGCCTCTGTCCAGCTGCAGCTCTGACACCCAGCACCATGCCACTGCCCAGAGCTCCTCCGCTGGCCCCGCCCCGGCCAGCTCCCCGCACCTCGGCAGGACGTCCAGAGCAGACGTGAGCGGAGAAGGTGGAGAAAGCGAGGTGGAGAAGGAGCAACCGCAGCCACCTTCCTCATCATCCCTGTTCTCCTCCTGGACTGCCGCTCTGTTTCTTCCCGCGACCGATAGAGCGCGGCCTCCATCGCCACGGTTTGCACCTCTCAGACTGACCGACAAACCGCCGGCGGTGTTCGTGCAGGATGACTCAGCCCTCAG GTCCGAACATGATTTGACCCTCCCAGCTGAGATGGATGTGAACAGTCCGGTGAGGAAAGTCCCCGTGACGATCGTCCACTGTGAGAGCAGCGCAGAGCGAGAGGGCAGGGCCTACCTCGCCTGCAGCGCCTTCCAGCTGCCGGCACACATCCCCACCACGGAGGGCCCGGCCTCGTCCCCGTTCAGCGCCTTCACCCGCCAGGCCCCTCAGGACCCGAGTCAGGCTTTAGTCCAGGACTCGGTCCCGGAGTCCAGCTCAGAGGAGGACGCCAAGAGAGAGGAACTGGCCAGGGACATCATGGGTAAAGACAAGTCCTTGGTGGACATCTTGGACCAGAGCGGCAGAATGACCACCATGGACCTGATGGAAGGACTCTTCCCCACGGAGGAGcagatcctggagggggcccaCCAGCGCCGGAGGGCCTCCTCTGGCTCCAGACTGCCCACCTCATCCCCCAGGAGCATGGACAG gagggaggaggaggacttGTCTGCGTCAGCAGCAGCCTCTCTGGTCCCCAGCTCCTCATACTACAACACTTCGGCTCCCAAAGCCGAGCTCCTCATCAAGATGAAGGACATGCAGGAGCAGCTGGAGGAGCCGGACTCTGAGGACGAGCTGGACGTCGACCTCGCCAGTAAAAAG CAAGAGCTGATCTCCAGCCTGGCGAGGAAGctggaggtgctgcgggaggcACGGCAGAGCCTGCAGGACGACGTGGAGGACAACGAGGCTCTGGGCCGGGAGGTTGAGGCCACCGTGCGGCGCCTCTGCCAGGCCAACCAGCTGGACAAGTTCTGCATGTTCGTGGGCGACCTGGACAAGGTGGTGAGCCTGCTGCTCTCGCTGTCAGGGCGGCTCGCCCGGGTGGAGAACGCTCTGAACACCCTGGAGGACGAGGCCTCGCCAGAGGAGAAG CGAACCCTCACAGAGAAGCGTAAGCTGCTGATGCAGCAGCACGAGGATGCCAAGGAACTGAAGGAGAACCTGGACCGGCGGGAACTGCTGGTTTCCGGCATCATGGAGGCCCACCTGGACGCCGAAAGCCTGGACGACTACCGGCACTTTGTGAAGATGAAGTCAGCCCTCATCATCGAGCAGCGTAAACTGGAGGACAAGATCAAGCTGGGCGAAGAGCAGCTCAAGTGCCTGGTGGACAGTCTGCCGCTGGAGCAGAGGCCGCTGCTCTGA